The nucleotide sequence GAGGAATCTGCATGGTGTATCTGCATCAGGCTATGATCAGCTCGGAACAAAAGCCTCTTCTGCAGCAAGACGCAGCAAGATGCTTCATGTTTGGGAACTCTGTCAAGTCTCCCCTTACATCAGAACCTGGCAGAAAGAGCCTGATCTAATTCAGCTCCTTTGGGAGTGGCAGGATCTTTGTTTTGAAGTAGGGAGCTATAGTTGTTCTGGTCCAAGCCACAGTAACCATGGGCTCAGAGAGTCAAACAAAAGATACTCTGGTAAAGAAGATGATCTTTGTATTCAGTTTCAATAGCTCCGGATACAGAAAACTGGCTTTCCAAGAGGCCTATGACCCACTGTTATTCTTTTGGTAGACATTTTATCTCACTTTCCCTCTCCTTGTTTACTGGGAATACGAGCCAAAGCTTTGAGACAGGAACTGCTCCTTACTCTGCACCTGCACAATGTACAGTACAATGAACCTCCTGGAACTTGGGTTGTGCAGGTTCATACAGCCACAGGCATGCCCCTTGTAGCTGAAGGTGACTGCTGTAGACTAATGTAGAGATTTGCATGATAAACACCACCTGTTGCAAACACAGGCTACACTATGCTGCTGCTGTATCCAACTTCTCGAGgtctttccttctccctgcatGCCTGGGTGGCTGCCTCACTGCCCTGCGGCAGTACACGTTTCCCCAGTGAAACCGGAGGCGGACTGGGCCCATGGACTGATGAGGTCAGAACAGGGGCATTTTAATTGCTTAAGTGGTGTTCCCCACTGTTTAGAGAATAGGGCTGAAAGCACTATAATACTGATGGCTGGAGAATGTTTAAAACAGGCAATATACCTGAATGGGAACTTCTGGATTTCACGTTCACTGTGCAACTTAGCCCAGTCCTGCCCCGTGCATGATACTTGGGCTATCCCATACTCAAGCATTCTCAACACTTGCCACCCCTTAGCTTCACTTTCAATGTATCCTCTGTATTTTCCCCTCTTCACAGTCTTTCTTCCATGCAAACGTTTTCTCCTTGAAACTCCCCTCCCACTCACCcatgctcttctttctctctctcttcttcaaaTATATCCTTCCTGAGTTGTAGCTGTGCTAATCTGTCCCACTGAGAAAACCAGAGGTGGTTTTAAGGAAACTACTTACTAGCATCATGCTTCCAAAGGCAATTGTGTTTGGTGAGCTCTTGGCGTCAACTAGGTCAGCTCACATGTTGCAAAGGCTGCCAGCAGAATTTGttccagtgggaaaaaaagtgaaaaagtaaaGAAGCAACAGCTTCTCCTTCCCACAGATGCACTCTCTCAGATGGGATTTAAAGACGACGATGCAGCGCCATGCTATTCTGCCCCCAGTACCCATGTGCTAGTTTGGGAATtgtgaagaaagaagggaagattgCCCTTACTATCTTTTTAATTCCCTCTAGATCACTGGAATGAAATGAGGAGGCTGTAACACAGCATACAGCCAGGCCTAGTGCATTGGCCTAAACTGCATCTTCAATCAGGTCAGAAAACACGTGGGactatttttcttccctataaATAGTGAAGTACTGGCTGCTCAGATAAATACACGTGTATTGGCTAAACCAAGCTTAAAGAGGAACTAAAGCAATCACTAACCTTTTTATAGTAACTTATAGCAAACATTTGCCTAGATGGCAGGCTTGTATAAAGAAGTAAATTATTTTGCCTCCTTATAGCTGTATAGAGCTGTTCTATGGATAGGCTGATAGAACAGCATCTCTAGATGTAGTTcagagagaagtgaaaaatatttataaaatccTAAACTACAGGTCAGTTGAATCAATAATAAGATATGACTCAACAACAGGACGACATGGAAAACAGGAGGAagtctgcttttatttataaaggATTTACATCAGTTTATGCCAAAGCTCAATGcaaaaagcctttaaaatgGCCCAGAAGTGACCACTGCTCaccctgccctcctgcctggCACCCCAGggatgcagagagcagcaaggcaTGGTGTGGTGCTCCTCTGCAAGGAGATAGCAGGAGTGCTCCAATAAAATACAAACGCTGCAATCTCAACCAGATTTTAGACCTTTGAAGATAATCACACCTAGAAGTCACCCCCTGGGCAAGATGTATTTGCCAGAGAAGAACTCAAATGTTGATTAAAGAAGGCAATAATACTAGtcattaaataataatgaagtcCTACTGCTCTTAAGAAAGAGGAGGGAGGTGTTCCTAACTCCCTCCTGCTGTTGCTCATTTcacccttcctgctgctgtttctagAGGATTGGTCCTACTGCTGTCCATGAGGAGCAAGTCCATGGGGGGATAATGCgtaccacagaatcataggattgcAGAGcaccctgagctggaagggacccacaagcATTGTCCAGCCCGACTCCTGGCTCCACTCAGGACCATGCACCGGACCTACGGTTTCCACGTAATCAGATGTTGCTGAGTCAAAATTCTGGAAGACAGCATTGAAGCCACCAAGGGAACATCCTGCAGGTGACCGAGAAGTTGTATTTAGAACATAAATGCAAAGACATCTCTTTTGGCTGGAAGGTAAGCCTGGGGAAGTATTGCTATAATCACGTCATCTTTGTATGTTCTTTAGCAGCCCGTGCCAGCTGGAGACAGCCAATGCGTGGCTCTTGCTGCTTCCAGCCCcactcactgctgctggagccaagGGCACCTTTGATAAAACCCATCCGCATTAGGAACCAGTCGCATCCATTATCACGATACTCAGCTTTCCTTTGAgccgggggggagggggaataAAAAAGTGGTTATCGCTCTTCACACGTGGAGCTCTTCAGTAATTTTCTGGTTACCTGGCCTGCAAGGGAACCCGCTGGAGAATGAGGGAGGAAGGACTGGCGGTGGGGCGGGTAGACTGACGCACACCGGAGAGCTTCGGGACAGGAGGGCCACGGCGCCGCGGCTCTCGCCGAGAACGAGGCCTCGGGGCCTGGAGCCGCGGAGGGGGGAAGGcgggcgcggcccggcccggccgctgGGGCCGCCTCCTGACGTCGGGAACCTGCCgtgcgcggggcggggcgggcgccgGGAGCGGGCGGGCAGAGCCGGCTGCGGGGCGCGGCGCCCGGCCTGTCCCCGCGCCCAGGGCCGGAGCAGGTAGGGCGGCGGGCGGCTCCCCCGGCGGGAGGGTGCGGGGCCGGGGTGAGGCCGGGCCGCGCAGACAAAGGGCCAGGCCCGGCCCGCGGGGGGCTCCGCGCTGCACCTGGGGCCGAGCTCTGCTCCCCGCCGCTGCTTGGCGGCCCGCACGGCTCCTCCCCAGGCGCTCGGGCCCGGCCGGGGCCGCGGGGAGGGAGCGGGGGCCGCCCCAGGTGCGTGGCCGGGCCGCGGGGGCGAAGCGCCCGGATTCGCAGCGCCGGGAGCCGCGCACGGATGCGGCGTCGCGGAGCCGCCCGGCAGCATCTATCCCTCTCCGTCTGCTCTGTGCCGAGGGGCCGCCCTGCCCCGCTGCGTGGGCACGGGAGACCCAGCCCGGCTCCTACATGCGCCGGGAAACGCAATTTCGGTCTcgggaaagaagaggagaagatGCCCTGACGcgtgctgctttttcttcttccttcaggcagagaaaagagaggaaaatgcgACATTGCGGGAGAGCGAGGAGGAGAGGCAGCGGGGCTGCGCTCCGTGCTGCCGGCCTGTAGCAGCGACAACAAACAGGTGTGGCTTGGCGCTCCTGAGAAGTGCCGCACGCCGCTTCCCCCCCCGGGTGAGAGCTGCCTCTTTGCCATCTCTCCTGGAAAGGAGATGCCGCATTCCTCCGGTGGGAATTGCAGCCTGTGTTTCCTGTCCAGTGGTAGCACTTTTATCAGCTCGTGCAAAGGGAGGAAGGGTTTGTGGGCTCCCAGCTTATCTGTGTGGAAGTGGGATGAGCATTAAGGAGGCTCTTCTCCTCCCAGTGCCACTGTCACTGCTCCTGGGAGTCTGCTGTGGAGCCTGGCTATGTCATCGTCCTGGTGCTCTGGCCCAGGTCTGGGAGGATGGAGAAGCatgagctgtgctttgtgtgCAGTGAGTTGCTAACTACCAGGAAATgttttggaaagattttttttttttaaacctataTTCTGGTATTTCAGTGGTTGGATTCAGCTGCATATTTCGTCTTTGAAATCCCTTGCTCAGCCTTACTTTGCTGTGGGAATATGtccagggctgcagagcagtggctTCTACCAGCGGCATGTGGGATGCGTGCTTCAGCACTGCTTGTGGCctcaaaaaaattaatgcaaacGCAGGTTGCAGGCAGCCACGTTGGGTCGCATGGCTCAGGAAAATTTGGGAACTGTAGATGTGTTCTTCTGTACTTCAGTGGTAGCTCACTAtgtgttcctcttttttttgtggctAGGATGTGTGAAGATTAAGTGCCAAGCGCCAAAATGAGCGTGACTTCGTGGTTCTTGGTGAGCAGCACTGGCATTCGCCATCGGCTCCCTAGGGAGATGATATTTGTTGGCAGAGATGACTGTGAACTGATGCTCCAGGTAATGTGCCTTTACTACTGTCTTTAGAAGGTGCAGAAGATGTAATGCTGTGTGCTTTATTCAAATGACATCTTTTAAGATATACTTTTATGTTGAGTTTGTAGTTCCCATGAAGAGCTTGTATGTTCATGAAAGTGCAAGTGAGGCTTCTTTCAAACAGCTCTGTCATCAGATGGATGACAGATAGGAGCTGGTAGATTAATCACATCGAACAGATTAACTGTCTTGATGCAACAGAAGTAGTAAGCAACGACATACCACTCTGTCCTGATCTGCAAGTGATTAAATTGCTGGGTTTTGTAGCATGTGATTTGGAGGGGAGCAGGGTGTTTTGTTAGACTGTTTTCCCCATTACTTTAAGTTTGATGATATTTCAGAGCTCGTATCTCTCACTCAGCTGGTTGGTTGACttgtttattaatttttatcGTGGTAGGAAATGCTGATCTCTAGCAGAGAAACGCTGGCTATTTTGGCGGGGTGACTAAGGCATTGTCCTCTTGTTCCCAAAGTAATTGTGTTACTCGGGCAAGCTTGCAGCTTGTATTAGTGCTTTCCGTGCAAGCGTGTCTCTTTGCTGGACCCAGTCCAACGTGCCTGAAGTGTTGACTGTGGTCTGATGTTTGACAGCGCAATGTAATGGACGTCACTCCAAATAAATGGAGCTGGAATCTTGCAAAGAGCTTTTGACAGGAGCAGCTTAGCTCAGGACTTTGTAGAAGCTCACAATTAAATTAGTATTTCTGTTAGACTCGTGCATGAATACTTTAAGTGCAAAAGAAGTTTGGTTGCACCTGTCTGTCCCCCTTTTGCCCCTTTACAGAGGTGGCAGAAGATTTTGTTGATAGTCTGTAAAGCCCTCATGCCTGTTGGTGTCAACATATGGGAGCTTCCAGCACAATGGGGCCTCCCTCCCCTGTAAGTAGCTTCCACTGATAACCTGGTCACAGCTATTTCCTAAATGCTTTGCTGACATCCTTCCAGGCAGGCTGTGTTTGTAGCTACTGTATGGATTTTATATGATATGTTAGCAGGAGGTCTGCTTAGGGGATAGAAGTTCTTACTGTACGAGCTGTACTTGGAAAGCAGTTGCTTGTTAAGGTGCTATCTGGCTGTAATAAAATGTTAGTGTCCACAAAAGGAGAGCTTGCAGtatttgtgctgctctgctcgcTGGTAGTGAAGGAAATGGCTTTGCTATTCAGTGTGTCAGAGTTTGAAGTGCACTCTGGTTTGACAGCAGATCGTTTGTTTGGGTTTTCCTATGAATCACacaatcttttatttcatttttccatgtctgaCAGGTGAGATGTGTAATGGTGAGACATTTTAAATGtcttaatgttttctgtaagtCTGCATTTGCTCAAAAACCTGATGGTTGTGTTCTCTTGTgacttaaagggaaaaaaatgtgcatggtgacctttattttcaaaaatggcCTGAGCTTCAGGATGCCCCTTAATTTAATACTCTGTGAACgtttttgagttttctttatGGGCCAGAGCTCAACACGCTGAGAATCAGTTCTCAGGCTGTGCAGTCCAACACAAAAGTATCCAAATATCACTCACCATGAAAATCTGCGTCGTATTTCTCTGCTTATTCACGGGGTTAACTGGACAGCATGAACTGTGAAGTTCCCCATACCTCATAGAGTGTTTAATGCTGCTTTACAAGTCTAAACTGGCTTGTTAATGTTGCAAGTGGACTGGCAGCCTTGTGATGCTATAAATTTGTCATGTTCTTCTCTACAAGGTAAATGAATTGGGATTCTTGGAGGAGCCAGCAGTACCAGTGTGAGGAAGGATGCAGTTGCATTTGGGGGCTTGCAGGTGGCGGGAGGAGATTTATCATAAAAGATGTTTCTATTATTTTGCTGGAATGAAGGCTCTGGGTTGTCAGTAAAAGCCAGCTGTTTATGTTCATGGGCTGAATTATATCTGACCCTTTATAAACATATTCGTTGACTGTGTTGAGTAATACAGTTTTTTCTAAGATCACGTGAATGGTCTCATTTTGAACAGCACATCATTTTTTATAGCCGTTTGCTCATAAAGGTGTTTTTCAGAGCTTTCTTGGGCTCCAGCTGACATGACTGTAGTAAGATGTGGGGCAGTAGGGAACTCAAGTGCACTCTTGATATCGAAGCAAAGTTGTGTGTGAGCAGATGGAGGATGAGGTCTAAAAATAGACTTTTTCCCTACTGTGACAGTCCATGTCACAGAATTGTTGTGCAGGTTGGCGCAATTGGTTGTCTTGGGAAAAGCTTAAGGAGCTGGAAGGTCATTGGAGCAGATGGACAGAGCTCTTGTGGCGGTGTAACTGTCATATTTCTCTGGTGCTGGCGCAGAAATTATGTGTTCACTGCACGGTTATTTTGGATATAGGCTTCAAGATGTGGGCACTCAGTACTCCCAAGTGCACTGTTGAGAACAGACTGGCATTGTGTGGGAGGTGGGCTGGATGACCTGGGCACTGTTTTTAATCTCTAAGATTATTTCTGCTTAGTGATTTCATTGTGATATGGTCTGTGGTCCCCTGCTGAGACCTTGTGCATTCAACAGTGCTCCAACGTGCAACACAAGAGATGAGCTCTCCTTTTCTTGAAGATCTTGCAATCTTGCCTTTCTCATCTTACTGTTCTAGGAATGTCTTGTCTTTTGAAGGTTCTTGGCAAAGTTACTTTAAGGTATCTGATCcctaaacagcaaaaaatgatGTCTTTGTCACTGAACAATCAAGCCTTAGTTTCACGTGCATTCACTTGTTTCAAATAGGTGCTACATTTGCTTTCTGGTTAACAAAGAGATAAAGAAAACCATAGTCTTCAAGCTTAAAATTAAGTAGATTTGATAGTGGGGAAACAATCTGCCTTGAAATCCTCTATACCTACTAAGAGGATTAGAAATATTGTAAAGATTTTCTCAGCGCTGTAAAGGTCCCTGTAAAAGTAAATGTGAGATTTATATTGGGTTTGAATGTTAATGCATGGAGACAATGCCACGTAGTGTGCTTTGGCATGCACAGTGTTGTTATGTGTAGTCAAGGGCTCCATTCTGCTCTCTTTCTGAAGATCATCACTTGTTTCCTTTTAGGATCTCATTGGCTCCCCTTGGATAAGTCAAAAGGCAGCAAGAGTGTGGGAATTTAAACCTTTGCTAATTTGCGCTAGCAGGTTTTTCATAATGCTTAGTGAAGATGGGAAGTAAttctctgaaaatgtttaatgttttcttttttatttcctttttttctcctgaaagaaaGAGTTGTATTGATGGTttgttgtggtgttttttttttttgacaatttAGAGTGAAGTAACTCCCTCCCCCGCTGcatttttcatgtgaaatatAATTGCCAGCTTTATCAGCTTTGATCGTTTGCTTAATGTGATGGATATTTACTTGCATTACATAAACGTTTTGCTAATGCAAAGTTTTTGTTTAATCACTGAAACCTTTCCCTCCAGCCCTAAACAAAGCATATTTGACATTTTTgctaaatgtaaatatttaatgaaaaggaGAACAGCATCATGATTTCCCTGCTGTTGTTTAAAAGAGAGGTGTTTATTGgaaaaagtgagaaaggaaaacatttaagcGGTGTTCCGTTGCATGTTTCCCTCCCTGTACAGCAGCAGTTGGGCACCTCTTATCCTACGTAGTGTCAGTTTGTACTCCAGCAGACATAAGTGCAGATGGCTTGATGCTTCTGTTTCAGGTGTGGCCTTTGTCCTGCCTGTCAGTTAGGACAGCTTGGCACTTCCTATTATGAACCTCTGCTTTCAGTTGCTTACAACTTTGCTAAACTTTCTAGCTGTTTAAGGTGCAAGTTTATGTTCCAGGCATCTGTTTTAGGCAGAGTATTCTGGAATAGATCAGGCCCCTTCTTCAGTCTTCTCAGAGAATGGGTCTgaggaaaatgctgctttcttcatgTAAACTATTTAGAAGTATATTTAACCTGTTCCTTGAAGTTGTTATGCTGCAGACCTGGGGGTGACGTTTTTCAAGAGGGAATCCCCAGGTCAGTGGTGATCGGTTTTCTCATCGATAACCTGAATGTGTTTGGCTGGGTTCCAGGCCTCTGAACAAGGTTGAAGTTCACGTGCAGTCAGTGGGGACAGCTTAGAGACTGttgtttttagaaatgtttcatcTGGGAGTGAGGTTAATGAGGTTATGGGCTGGAGGACCGGTTGGGCTAGGTTCAGGGATGCACAAGGCTGATATTTAGCTATTGTGGTCAAcggctctatgtccaggtggaggcctgTCATGACTGTTGTCCCCCAGaggtccatcttgggaccagtgctcttcagcatctt is from Numida meleagris isolate 19003 breed g44 Domestic line chromosome 6, NumMel1.0, whole genome shotgun sequence and encodes:
- the LOC110401855 gene encoding basic proline-rich protein-like, with translation MLPGGSATPHPCAAPGAANPGASPPRPGHAPGAAPAPSPRPRPGPSAWGGAVRAAKQRRGAELGPRCSAEPPAGRAWPFVCAARPHPGPAPSRRGSRPPPYLLRPWARGQAGRRAPQPALPARSRRPPRPAHGRFPTSGGGPSGRAGPRPPSPLRGSRPRGLVLGESRGAVALLSRSSPVCVSLPAPPPVLPPSFSSGFPCRPGCSLGGFNAVFQNFDSATSDYVETVGPVHGPEWSQESGWTMLVGPFQLRVLCNPMILWYALSPHGLAPHGQQ